In Chryseobacterium oranimense, a single window of DNA contains:
- a CDS encoding peptidylprolyl isomerase — protein MAILGQIRSKPWLLMGVIALALLAFLVNPDSIDKVFGKNPDVLGKVNGEKITREEFNDQLFVLQQQAEQQGRPKTGLEEQAWQLLVQSKLIKQQFEKLGFEMTDDYFWSQIQYDQMFAQNKQFFDEKGNFKTQELKKEIETLKNTNPEGYNQWLKTRKTVEYRLMARQVFTNISAGITTGKKEAEELMKQRDQLADIDFVKIDYAAYLQKTKINVTTADLENYIKQHPVMFKAEPSRNIGIVYFPSTPSPADDAATQKEINKLFSAGTDASGGTENFQNTKNDSMFVMANSDMPFNNQYLSPAQLPQTIKGQITSAAIGQTFGPYKEQNLYVVSKLLDKKTSDSTLSRHILIAFKGSPAGEGVTRSKEQAKKLADSIGAIVKATPAKFTEFLKLSNDPNSAAQGGSLGWTTPETPFVPEFLTYLANNPKGATGVVETQFGYHIINIEDKKAGAMSYKVANLVKEVKPSDATEAESDKKARRFIQQVQGKSFNDFVNIAKKGNYQFSNPKAAKRFDGQLQGLGTDKDGEILAWAFDKKRSKGDTEFFTVEGTGDKIVAYLNGKQEAGLADPESVRDQIEVIVKNKLAAKQISDKIAGAKASNLDQIAKMFASTKQAAQVNMLNPSVAGAMEPKVAGAAFGVAKGKLSNPIEGGTGVYVLIKKSETVNKQPGDLKQFTESITQRGAQMFGQAWMKSLQDNADIKDYRIEIWNKLGNQQQ, from the coding sequence ATGGCAATTTTAGGACAGATTAGGAGTAAGCCTTGGCTTTTGATGGGAGTGATTGCATTGGCGCTTTTAGCGTTTTTGGTAAACCCCGATAGCATCGACAAGGTTTTTGGAAAAAATCCTGATGTTTTAGGAAAAGTAAACGGTGAGAAAATCACCCGCGAAGAGTTTAATGATCAGCTTTTCGTACTGCAGCAGCAGGCAGAGCAGCAAGGCCGTCCAAAAACGGGACTTGAAGAGCAGGCTTGGCAGTTACTTGTACAATCTAAACTTATCAAGCAGCAGTTTGAAAAATTAGGCTTTGAAATGACGGATGATTATTTCTGGAGTCAGATCCAGTATGATCAGATGTTTGCCCAGAACAAACAGTTCTTTGATGAGAAAGGTAATTTTAAAACTCAAGAGCTTAAAAAAGAAATTGAAACATTAAAGAACACCAACCCTGAAGGGTACAACCAGTGGTTGAAAACCAGAAAAACTGTGGAGTACAGACTGATGGCAAGACAGGTGTTTACTAATATTTCTGCAGGGATCACTACTGGTAAGAAAGAAGCTGAAGAGCTGATGAAGCAGAGAGACCAGTTAGCTGATATCGATTTTGTAAAGATCGACTATGCGGCTTACCTTCAGAAAACAAAGATTAATGTGACAACAGCAGATCTTGAAAACTATATCAAGCAGCACCCTGTAATGTTCAAAGCTGAACCAAGCAGAAACATCGGAATTGTATATTTCCCTTCTACACCTAGCCCTGCAGATGATGCGGCAACTCAGAAGGAGATCAATAAACTTTTTTCAGCAGGTACGGATGCAAGCGGAGGTACAGAAAACTTCCAGAATACAAAGAACGACTCGATGTTCGTAATGGCAAATTCTGATATGCCGTTTAACAATCAGTATTTATCACCAGCCCAATTGCCTCAGACTATTAAAGGACAGATCACATCTGCAGCTATAGGGCAGACTTTTGGACCTTATAAAGAGCAGAATCTATATGTGGTTTCAAAACTTTTAGATAAAAAGACTTCAGATTCCACATTATCAAGACATATCCTGATTGCTTTCAAAGGAAGCCCTGCAGGAGAAGGGGTAACAAGATCTAAGGAACAGGCTAAAAAACTGGCCGATTCTATCGGTGCTATTGTGAAGGCTACCCCTGCTAAGTTTACAGAATTCCTGAAACTTTCTAACGATCCAAACTCTGCAGCGCAGGGAGGAAGCTTAGGATGGACAACTCCGGAAACACCTTTTGTTCCTGAGTTCCTTACTTATCTGGCAAACAACCCTAAAGGAGCTACAGGAGTAGTAGAAACACAATTCGGATACCATATCATCAATATTGAAGATAAAAAAGCCGGAGCAATGAGCTATAAGGTAGCTAACCTTGTAAAAGAAGTGAAACCTTCAGATGCTACAGAAGCTGAATCTGATAAAAAGGCAAGAAGATTCATCCAGCAGGTACAAGGGAAATCTTTCAACGATTTCGTGAATATTGCCAAAAAAGGAAATTATCAGTTCTCCAATCCTAAAGCAGCCAAAAGATTTGATGGCCAGCTTCAGGGACTTGGTACAGATAAAGACGGAGAAATCTTAGCATGGGCTTTCGACAAGAAAAGATCCAAAGGAGATACTGAATTCTTTACCGTAGAAGGAACAGGAGATAAAATTGTAGCTTATCTTAACGGAAAACAGGAAGCAGGTCTTGCAGATCCTGAATCTGTAAGAGATCAGATTGAAGTGATCGTTAAAAATAAACTGGCAGCAAAACAGATCTCTGATAAAATTGCCGGGGCTAAAGCTTCAAACTTAGACCAGATTGCTAAAATGTTTGCTTCAACAAAACAGGCTGCTCAGGTTAATATGCTTAACCCTTCAGTAGCAGGTGCTATGGAACCTAAAGTTGCCGGTGCTGCTTTTGGTGTTGCAAAAGGAAAACTTTCTAATCCTATCGAAGGAGGTACTGGAGTTTACGTTTTGATCAAAAAATCAGAAACGGTAAACAAGCAGCCGGGTGACCTTAAGCAATTTACAGAATCTATTACCCAGAGAGGTGCGCAGATGTTCGGACAGGCCTGGATGAAGAGCCTTCAGGACAATGCAGATATCAAAGATTACAGAATCGAGATCTGGAACAAGCTGGGAAATCAGCAACAGTAA
- a CDS encoding MlaD family protein produces MKFSKELKAGVIALLAIVGFVLLFQFMKGRSLFTTDNIFYAKYDNVEGLAQSSAVSINGLKVGQVDKIIPKTAKDGKISFVVKITVDDKFEFSKNSTLEIFEPGLMSGKEMRVNLMYGGPTAKDGDTLQGAFKLGTLGSLSSQVGPVKDQLQTVLHRVDSLMANANQLVDGQNRAEIKALLANLNKTVGALQTTAGSVNTLVGHNDPKLQKVLDDASLTMQSGKVTLDKYGNLAESIDTKKLNATIASLDATVGKLNQVIAGVDNGQGSLGKLMKDEQLYNNLNSASTNLNSLIEDMKANPKRYINFSVFGKNNKD; encoded by the coding sequence GTGAAGTTCAGTAAAGAATTAAAAGCTGGTGTGATTGCACTTTTAGCTATTGTAGGCTTTGTGTTGTTGTTTCAATTCATGAAAGGCAGAAGTCTTTTTACTACCGACAATATATTTTACGCAAAATATGATAATGTGGAAGGGCTTGCACAGTCATCCGCAGTGTCCATCAATGGTCTGAAAGTAGGGCAGGTGGATAAGATCATTCCCAAAACAGCAAAAGACGGAAAAATCAGTTTTGTGGTAAAAATTACAGTGGATGATAAATTTGAGTTTTCCAAAAATTCAACCCTTGAAATCTTTGAACCTGGCCTGATGTCAGGAAAAGAAATGAGAGTAAACCTTATGTATGGAGGTCCTACTGCAAAAGACGGAGATACATTACAGGGCGCTTTCAAGCTGGGAACTTTAGGTAGCCTTTCCTCTCAGGTAGGTCCTGTTAAAGATCAGCTGCAAACTGTTTTACACCGTGTAGATTCACTGATGGCCAATGCCAATCAATTGGTGGACGGGCAAAACAGAGCCGAGATCAAAGCATTGTTAGCCAATCTTAACAAAACAGTAGGTGCTTTACAAACGACAGCAGGAAGCGTAAACACTCTTGTAGGACATAACGACCCTAAACTTCAGAAAGTACTTGATGACGCCAGTCTTACCATGCAGAGCGGAAAAGTAACATTGGATAAATACGGTAACCTTGCAGAAAGCATTGATACTAAAAAACTCAATGCAACAATTGCAAGTTTAGACGCTACGGTAGGAAAACTTAACCAGGTAATAGCAGGAGTTGACAACGGGCAGGGAAGCTTAGGAAAATTAATGAAGGACGAGCAGCTTTACAATAACCTGAATTCTGCTTCCACCAACCTGAATTCATTAATTGAAGACATGAAAGCAAACCCTAAGAGATACATCAATTTCTCAGTTTTCGGTAAGAACAATAAAGACTAA
- a CDS encoding (Fe-S)-binding protein, translated as MQYIDNIIFLILLIAGFGLFAKSLQKIYRNIRLGREINRSDRKAERWETMATVAMGQSKMGKRPVAGILHLFVYVGFVIINIELIEIIVDGIFGTHRFLASVFGDTFYSFFTATLEVLALLVIIGVVIFFIRRNFYGVKRLNMKELFGWPKNDANWILIIEFALMVAFFSMNASESVLQARNAEGFHHIGSFPVSEMLFVPFLNVFSFDNGFLIFVERSAWWFHFVGILFFMNYLYYSKHLHIILAFPSTWFANLDKKGKFNNLDSVTKEIKLMMDPNADPYAAPAEGAEADVPSKFGAEDIFDLNQVQLLNAYSCTECGRCTSVCPANITGKKLSPRLILMKTRDRLEEVGRNIDKNGKFVDDGKKLLNDYITKEELWACTTCNACTEACPVLLDPLSIIFEMRRFLVMEQSAAPQELNLMMTNVENNAAPWQYNQADRLNWANEN; from the coding sequence ATGCAATACATCGATAACATTATTTTTCTGATCTTATTAATTGCAGGATTCGGGCTGTTTGCAAAAAGCCTGCAAAAGATTTACAGGAATATCAGGTTAGGAAGAGAAATCAACAGAAGCGACAGGAAAGCTGAGCGCTGGGAAACCATGGCCACAGTGGCAATGGGCCAGAGCAAAATGGGAAAACGTCCTGTAGCAGGTATTCTTCACCTTTTTGTATACGTAGGTTTTGTTATTATCAATATTGAGCTGATAGAAATTATTGTTGACGGAATCTTCGGAACCCACAGATTCCTGGCTTCCGTTTTCGGAGATACTTTCTACAGTTTCTTTACGGCAACGTTGGAAGTACTGGCCCTTTTAGTAATCATTGGAGTTGTTATTTTCTTTATCAGAAGAAATTTCTATGGTGTAAAAAGGCTTAATATGAAAGAACTTTTCGGCTGGCCTAAAAACGATGCCAACTGGATTCTGATTATAGAATTCGCGCTGATGGTAGCTTTCTTTAGCATGAATGCTTCAGAATCTGTTTTGCAGGCAAGAAATGCAGAAGGTTTTCATCATATAGGTTCTTTCCCAGTAAGTGAAATGCTTTTTGTGCCCTTCCTGAATGTATTCAGTTTTGATAATGGCTTCCTGATTTTTGTTGAAAGAAGTGCATGGTGGTTCCATTTTGTGGGGATTCTTTTCTTCATGAATTATCTGTATTATTCAAAACACCTTCATATCATTTTAGCTTTCCCAAGCACGTGGTTTGCTAATCTTGATAAAAAAGGAAAATTCAATAACCTTGATTCAGTAACAAAGGAAATCAAATTAATGATGGATCCTAACGCAGATCCTTATGCCGCTCCGGCTGAAGGTGCTGAAGCTGATGTTCCTTCCAAGTTTGGTGCGGAAGATATTTTTGATCTGAACCAGGTACAGTTGCTTAATGCCTACTCATGTACAGAATGCGGAAGATGTACTTCCGTATGTCCTGCCAATATTACAGGTAAAAAGCTTTCTCCAAGACTGATTCTGATGAAAACAAGAGACAGACTGGAAGAAGTAGGAAGAAATATCGACAAAAACGGAAAATTCGTAGATGACGGAAAGAAACTTCTGAACGATTATATTACCAAAGAAGAACTTTGGGCCTGTACTACATGTAACGCATGTACAGAAGCATGTCCGGTATTGCTGGATCCCCTTTCTATCATTTTCGAAATGAGAAGATTCCTTGTGATGGAACAGTCTGCTGCTCCTCAGGAACTGAATCTGATGATGACGAATGTGGAAAATAATGCTGCCCCTTGGCAGTATAACCAGGCAGACCGTCTGAATTGGGCCAATGAAAATTAG
- a CDS encoding (Fe-S)-binding protein, with protein MDFSIKTMAEYAAEGKAPEVLFWVGCAGSFDDRAKKITKAFCKILNKIGVEFAVLGQEESCTGDPAKRAGNEFVFQMMALTNIEVLNAYEVKKIVTACPHCFNTLKNEYPSLGGHFEVVHHTQFLKTLMEEGRLKIEGGAFRGKKITFHDPCYLGRANDEYEAPRMLLEKLDAELVEMKRCKTNGLCCGAGGAQMFKEPEKGNKDINIERTEEALSFEPKVIATGCPFCNTMMTDGVKHFNKNTEVAVKDIVELLAEAEDL; from the coding sequence ATGGATTTCAGTATAAAAACAATGGCAGAATACGCTGCCGAAGGAAAAGCCCCGGAAGTTTTATTTTGGGTTGGATGTGCCGGAAGTTTTGACGACCGCGCCAAAAAAATTACAAAAGCATTTTGCAAGATATTAAACAAAATAGGGGTTGAATTTGCTGTTCTGGGACAGGAAGAAAGCTGTACCGGAGATCCTGCAAAAAGAGCCGGGAACGAATTTGTTTTCCAGATGATGGCCCTTACCAATATTGAGGTCCTGAATGCTTATGAAGTGAAAAAAATCGTCACTGCCTGCCCTCACTGTTTCAATACCCTGAAAAATGAGTATCCAAGCCTTGGAGGTCACTTTGAAGTAGTTCACCATACCCAGTTCCTTAAAACTTTGATGGAAGAAGGAAGGCTGAAAATAGAAGGTGGTGCATTCAGAGGAAAAAAGATCACTTTCCATGATCCTTGCTACCTTGGAAGAGCCAACGACGAATATGAAGCTCCGAGAATGCTTCTTGAAAAGCTGGATGCAGAACTTGTAGAAATGAAGCGTTGCAAGACCAACGGGTTATGTTGTGGAGCAGGAGGTGCACAGATGTTTAAAGAACCGGAAAAAGGGAATAAAGACATCAATATCGAAAGAACAGAAGAAGCATTATCTTTTGAACCTAAAGTGATCGCTACAGGATGTCCTTTCTGTAATACGATGATGACGGATGGTGTAAAGCATTTTAACAAAAATACGGAAGTAGCCGTAAAAGATATTGTAGAACTGCTTGCAGAAGCTGAAGATTTGTAA
- a CDS encoding DapH/DapD/GlmU-related protein: MNPIKKFIEYQIFHRINNFFYPEYYRQKYDYLLPHVLFFTYLIPQKILRINGKVPWPVHFTSEIRGYENIKKGILCDPGDNPNIYIQANNGIIIGSNVGFGAGSSLISANHNHNDHSIHDECGPIVIGNNVFVGTNSVILPGVKIGDNVVIGAGSIVAKDIPSNSIAVGNPCKVIKQKEPYIEDFTKTVFNRKLPEGFNLKF, encoded by the coding sequence ATGAATCCGATTAAAAAATTTATTGAATACCAGATTTTCCATAGAATTAATAATTTTTTCTATCCCGAATATTACCGTCAGAAGTATGATTATCTGCTTCCTCATGTACTTTTCTTCACTTATTTGATTCCACAGAAAATATTAAGAATTAATGGAAAAGTTCCCTGGCCGGTACATTTTACTTCAGAAATCAGAGGATATGAGAATATTAAGAAAGGAATTCTGTGCGATCCGGGAGATAATCCGAATATTTATATTCAGGCCAATAACGGTATTATTATCGGAAGTAATGTAGGTTTCGGAGCTGGATCTTCCCTGATCTCTGCCAACCATAATCACAATGATCACAGTATTCATGATGAATGCGGCCCGATCGTTATTGGAAATAATGTTTTTGTAGGAACCAATTCGGTGATCCTTCCGGGAGTAAAGATAGGTGACAATGTGGTTATTGGAGCAGGCTCTATAGTGGCTAAAGATATTCCGTCCAACTCAATTGCAGTAGGAAATCCGTGTAAGGTCATCAAACAAAAAGAACCTTATATTGAAGACTTTACCAAAACTGTTTTCAACCGAAAACTACCTGAAGGCTTCAATCTAAAGTTCTGA
- a CDS encoding lipopolysaccharide biosynthesis protein — protein MFLNKLKKLNSSHITTIFKGNFISKFVLVIGGLLLAKYYGSSEYGIFSIYLSIMSIFTVVLSLAQEHMIMLEGNENDVNNNFSAAGIISATVMLLAFLLVFIPFDIPKNILFLGIFTGFIYLFTNNAKFLLAKKKLFKLVSVLTIIDSVVSFLFQVLFVFIKIENGLVIGSLIGYIAAFLAALYYSRKYMVRPDFKRYIANAKKRPELFKYSYPSTLINALGNNIMPILISLYFASSLLGEYSLAVKIMSVPLLLISSSIATVYYPKAAEINNKGRSRDELFAYTKKMSLMNFYIIFALYVLINVAGIPVLKMFFNKNWEHLGLFIFLMSFGYLTRSLINPISDILTILKRNNVALVFNIYLFLANIAAIFIGKEMGISYLVGIFSGFLFIGYGFLYFYIMFILKKNESD, from the coding sequence ATGTTTTTAAACAAACTCAAAAAATTAAACAGCAGCCACATTACCACGATCTTTAAGGGAAACTTTATTTCCAAGTTCGTTTTGGTAATCGGAGGGCTTTTGCTTGCAAAATATTACGGATCTTCGGAATATGGCATTTTCAGCATTTATCTGAGCATTATGAGCATATTTACGGTGGTATTGAGCCTAGCCCAGGAACATATGATTATGCTGGAAGGTAATGAGAATGACGTGAATAATAATTTCAGTGCTGCCGGAATTATTTCAGCAACCGTAATGCTCCTGGCTTTCCTGCTGGTTTTTATTCCTTTTGATATTCCGAAGAATATTTTATTTCTGGGGATATTTACAGGCTTTATCTATTTATTTACAAATAATGCGAAGTTTCTGCTGGCTAAGAAAAAATTATTCAAGCTGGTATCGGTATTAACCATTATAGATTCTGTGGTAAGTTTTCTGTTTCAGGTGTTATTTGTGTTTATCAAGATAGAAAACGGGCTTGTTATCGGTAGTCTGATAGGATATATTGCAGCTTTTCTTGCTGCGCTTTATTATTCCAGGAAATATATGGTAAGACCGGATTTCAAAAGATATATTGCCAATGCGAAAAAGCGTCCCGAACTTTTTAAATATTCTTATCCTTCTACACTGATCAATGCTTTAGGCAATAATATTATGCCGATTCTGATCTCGCTTTATTTTGCATCTTCTCTTTTGGGAGAATATTCTTTAGCCGTAAAAATAATGTCTGTTCCTTTACTTCTGATCTCGTCATCCATTGCAACGGTTTATTATCCGAAAGCAGCAGAGATCAATAACAAAGGCAGGAGCAGAGATGAACTGTTTGCCTACACAAAGAAAATGAGCCTGATGAATTTCTATATCATTTTCGCACTTTATGTACTTATTAATGTGGCCGGGATTCCTGTTCTGAAAATGTTCTTCAACAAAAACTGGGAACATCTGGGGCTTTTTATTTTTCTGATGTCTTTCGGATATCTTACCAGAAGCCTTATCAACCCTATTTCAGATATTCTGACGATCCTGAAACGTAATAATGTAGCCCTGGTTTTCAATATTTATCTTTTCCTGGCTAATATTGCCGCGATTTTCATTGGAAAAGAAATGGGAATCAGCTATCTGGTGGGGATTTTTTCCGGTTTCTTGTTTATCGGCTATGGATTTTTGTATTTTTACATCATGTTTATTCTGAAGAAAAATGAATCCGATTAA
- the serS gene encoding serine--tRNA ligase: protein MLQVNFLRDNKERVLEGLQKRQFKNLGLVDDAIATDDERKRIQFELDSQLSEINKISKEIGLLMKEGKKEEAESAKSKTAQFKESSKELQSQLDVTEKALLDILYQIPNIPYEAVKSGASAEDNENIYQSHDVEGLGEGAIPHWELAKKYNLIDFELGVKIAGAGFPVYLGKGARLQRALVQYFLDKNVEKGYMEVNPPHVVNEASGYGTGQLPDKEGQMYHIGLDDLYLIPTAEVPVTNLYRDVLLEEKDLPIKNTAFSQCYRREAGSYGAHVRGLNRLHQFEKVEIVRLEKPENSYAALEEMVEHIKEILTDLELPFRVLRLCGGDMGFTSAMTYDFEVWSAAQEMWLEVSSVSNFETFQANRLKCRFKTEGKSQLVHTLNGSAMALPRIMAALLENNQTAEGIRIPKKIAEYARFDLIN from the coding sequence ATGTTACAAGTCAATTTTTTGCGCGACAATAAAGAACGCGTTTTAGAAGGTCTTCAAAAAAGACAATTCAAGAATCTTGGGTTGGTAGACGATGCTATTGCTACTGACGATGAAAGAAAAAGAATCCAGTTTGAATTAGATTCCCAGCTTTCCGAGATCAACAAAATTTCCAAAGAAATCGGACTTTTGATGAAAGAAGGAAAGAAAGAAGAGGCGGAGTCTGCAAAATCTAAAACAGCACAATTTAAAGAATCGAGTAAAGAATTACAGTCCCAGTTGGATGTAACGGAGAAGGCTTTGCTGGATATTTTATACCAGATTCCAAACATTCCGTATGAAGCGGTAAAAAGCGGAGCTTCTGCGGAAGATAATGAAAATATTTACCAGTCTCATGATGTGGAAGGCCTTGGAGAAGGAGCTATTCCTCACTGGGAACTGGCCAAAAAATACAACCTGATCGATTTTGAACTTGGGGTAAAGATCGCAGGAGCCGGTTTCCCTGTTTATTTAGGAAAAGGAGCAAGGCTTCAGAGAGCTTTGGTTCAGTATTTCCTGGATAAAAATGTTGAAAAAGGGTATATGGAGGTGAATCCTCCTCACGTGGTCAATGAGGCCTCAGGATACGGAACAGGACAGCTTCCTGACAAAGAAGGGCAGATGTACCACATTGGTTTGGATGATCTTTATCTGATTCCAACGGCAGAAGTTCCTGTAACGAACCTTTACCGTGATGTTTTGCTTGAAGAAAAAGATCTTCCGATCAAAAATACAGCTTTCTCTCAGTGCTACAGAAGAGAAGCCGGAAGTTACGGAGCTCACGTAAGAGGGCTGAACCGTCTTCACCAGTTCGAAAAAGTAGAGATTGTAAGACTTGAAAAGCCTGAAAACTCTTATGCTGCTTTGGAAGAAATGGTTGAGCATATCAAAGAAATCCTTACTGACCTTGAGCTTCCGTTCAGAGTGTTAAGACTTTGTGGTGGTGATATGGGATTCACATCAGCAATGACGTACGATTTTGAGGTATGGAGTGCAGCCCAGGAAATGTGGCTGGAAGTAAGCTCTGTATCTAATTTTGAAACTTTCCAGGCGAACCGTCTGAAATGCCGTTTCAAAACAGAAGGAAAATCTCAGTTGGTTCATACGCTGAACGGTTCTGCGATGGCCCTTCCAAGAATTATGGCTGCATTGCTTGAAAACAACCAGACTGCTGAGGGAATCAGAATTCCTAAGAAAATTGCAGAATATGCGAGATTCGATCTGATTAACTAA
- a CDS encoding sulfite exporter TauE/SafE family protein, whose protein sequence is MEIGLILSAIALGFASGFHCIGMCGPIALSMGLTKKQATNFYLQNLTYQFGRIVTYSLLGAILGIVGEGFEMAGFQQYLTIIAGILLIIMALFSFGGKDFASKIPFLSKFLFSVKSNLGRLLQKADYRSRFTTGLLNGFLPCGMVYMALTASLAAGGIWQGASYMALFGLGTLPFMFAVVLAGNLMNQAFRIRILKAVPVIMIILGGLFILRGLELGIPYISPRAEAMTISKDHNGANCHIEGHDHSSSNCH, encoded by the coding sequence ATGGAAATAGGACTTATTTTATCGGCTATTGCATTGGGCTTTGCTTCCGGTTTTCACTGTATCGGAATGTGCGGACCTATTGCTTTATCGATGGGATTGACTAAAAAACAGGCTACGAATTTTTATCTTCAGAATTTAACTTACCAATTCGGCAGGATAGTTACCTATTCCCTGTTGGGGGCTATTCTGGGGATCGTAGGAGAAGGCTTTGAGATGGCAGGCTTTCAGCAGTACCTTACGATCATTGCGGGAATCCTCCTGATTATCATGGCTTTGTTTTCGTTTGGCGGAAAAGATTTCGCTTCCAAAATTCCTTTTCTTTCGAAATTTCTGTTTTCAGTAAAATCAAATTTAGGGAGATTACTTCAGAAAGCAGATTACCGATCAAGATTTACAACCGGGCTTCTTAATGGCTTTCTTCCTTGCGGAATGGTTTACATGGCACTTACAGCCAGCCTGGCAGCCGGAGGAATATGGCAGGGAGCTTCATATATGGCCTTATTTGGTCTTGGAACCCTTCCGTTCATGTTTGCGGTAGTTCTGGCCGGAAATCTCATGAATCAGGCTTTCAGAATCAGAATTTTAAAAGCAGTTCCGGTTATTATGATTATTCTGGGAGGATTATTTATTTTGAGAGGCCTTGAACTGGGAATTCCTTATATCTCACCTAGAGCAGAAGCCATGACGATCTCCAAAGATCATAATGGTGCCAATTGCCATATTGAAGGGCATGATCACAGTTCAAGCAACTGTCATTAA
- a CDS encoding FixH family protein — protein sequence MKNFSWGHGVVIALFAFIAFILSMLFLFPNGQKNSEMVTDNYYEEELKYQDVIDAKKRADDLQEKPVYSQEKSGIKITFPKEYNNTNTTVKFVLNRTDDQNLDIKKSVQLDASQSFTVPGQVLKVGNYTLRLMWTKDKTDYRMDYDVIWK from the coding sequence ATGAAAAACTTTAGTTGGGGACACGGTGTTGTAATTGCATTATTTGCATTCATTGCTTTCATACTATCCATGCTCTTTCTTTTCCCAAACGGGCAAAAGAATTCTGAGATGGTAACCGATAATTATTATGAAGAAGAGCTGAAATACCAGGATGTAATTGATGCTAAAAAAAGAGCAGACGACCTGCAGGAAAAACCGGTATACAGCCAGGAGAAAAGCGGAATCAAAATCACCTTTCCAAAAGAGTATAATAATACCAATACTACGGTAAAATTTGTTTTAAACAGAACCGACGACCAGAATTTAGATATCAAAAAATCTGTACAGCTCGATGCTTCACAGTCTTTTACAGTACCGGGACAGGTATTAAAAGTAGGGAACTATACTTTAAGACTGATGTGGACAAAAGACAAGACAGACTACAGAATGGATTATGATGTGATATGGAAATAG